A single Halarcobacter anaerophilus DNA region contains:
- a CDS encoding FKBP-type peptidyl-prolyl cis-trans isomerase, whose protein sequence is MAIKNNQLVQMHYELKVDDNMLETNFEASPIEFEYGKGEILPALEMAIKEMEEGQTKDINIKAKDAYGEHNPKLAETLPISDFEGIDLEIGLVLEADEENGEIIKATVTEVTKDSVTVDYNHPLAGCDLDFKVLIKRIV, encoded by the coding sequence ATGGCAATAAAAAATAATCAATTAGTACAAATGCATTATGAATTAAAAGTAGACGATAATATGCTTGAAACAAATTTTGAAGCAAGTCCTATCGAGTTTGAATACGGAAAAGGTGAGATTTTACCTGCTTTGGAAATGGCTATAAAAGAGATGGAAGAAGGTCAAACAAAAGATATAAATATCAAAGCTAAAGATGCTTACGGAGAGCATAATCCAAAACTTGCGGAGACTTTACCTATATCAGATTTTGAGGGTATTGACTTGGAAATAGGATTAGTGCTTGAAGCAGATGAAGAAAACGGTGAAATTATTAAAGCTACCGTTACGGAAGTTACAAAAGACAGCGTTACTGTTGATTATAATCATCCTCTTGCAGGTTGTGATTTGGATTTTAAGGTTTTAATAAAAAGAATAGTTTAA
- a CDS encoding FKBP-type peptidyl-prolyl cis-trans isomerase, translating to MAIENNQIVSINYELKIGGEIVDSNIDKEPLEFTFGSGQIIPGLESRIADMNEEESKDITVPSSEAYGEYNPEAKQMVPKEQFGDLELQIGMPLQGQGQDGNPIQVVVTNILDNEVEIDLNHPLAGKDLDFSITVKSIK from the coding sequence ATGGCTATAGAAAACAATCAAATAGTGTCAATTAACTACGAACTAAAAATTGGAGGAGAAATTGTTGATAGCAATATTGACAAAGAGCCTTTAGAGTTTACATTTGGATCGGGACAAATTATTCCGGGATTGGAATCAAGAATTGCAGATATGAATGAAGAGGAGTCAAAAGATATAACTGTTCCATCTTCAGAAGCATACGGTGAATATAATCCCGAAGCAAAACAAATGGTACCAAAAGAGCAGTTCGGAGATTTGGAACTTCAAATAGGAATGCCTCTGCAAGGTCAAGGACAAGACGGAAACCCTATTCAAGTAGTGGTTACGAATATCTTAGACAATGAAGTTGAAATCGACTTAAACCACCCGTTAGCAGGAAAAGATTTAGACTTTTCTATTACCGTTAAATCAATTAAATAA